From Solanum stenotomum isolate F172 chromosome 2, ASM1918654v1, whole genome shotgun sequence:
ATAAAATCGAAATGGATGAACGAAGCGGAATGGGATAAATGAGATAGtaaataaagttattaaaatataattaattttcttgagTCAAAGAATACacactttatatatattttgaattatgatataggaatggattttttttccaagttttgaaatatttaaagttttatattttattagtttgtaaGTTAAGTACTTTATTAAAGTATTTGTTTTCtaagtttttcaatttataagtTTGTATGTTGAGTTTGTAAGAGTTATtcttttttctaagtttttcaTTTATGTTAGGGAAAAGGGTTCGAAATATATTCAaactttgaccaaaattcttGTACCAATTCCAAACTTTGGGGAAAATCTATtaccctgcactatttaatagtgtattttaaaaatatataagtgttcatgtggacatcataaatattattcattataACTAGTAACTTGTCCTGCTGGgcacttatatatctttaaaatatactattaataGTGAAGGGGTAGTATGTTCTGCCCAAAGTTTGgaattgttacaacaatttcggtcaaagttcgaatatatttcaaacatttttccctttatgttataagttttaaagatttgtAGTTTATAAGTTATTGCTTTAAATTTAAGTAACTTatgtttattaaattttttctttttcaaaaattttaaattataaggTTTAAGTTTTTAAGTTAATAATATTTCAACTTTATAAATTATAagtttgtaatttaaaaactcaaataaCTAAAAACAAATGCATTAAAAAACAGGATAAAAACCAAtctatttattcaaataatcaCATTTGTATTGCAATTTACAACTATTAGTAGAGTGCCTAATTTATGCAGCCATCTTCTAGAAAAAGTTCCGTTTCAACTAACCTTGAATTTAGTACTAATAGTTGTATACTCGTATAAAACTTTGTTCTAACCTAGCTAAAGATTGACTGTTATCAATCTCCGGTATTGATAAAACTTGTTGACGGTCTTGAAATTCCATGTCATCATCACTATCACATCCAATGATTGAATCTAAGAAAACTTCATATTGACTATTTAACTTTGAAAGTCCTTAATTTCTTCGCTCGGCATTGATCAAATCTCTAAACAACACTGATAACTCCAAATTGTCTTTTTCTAACAAATATATGTGATCTCCAATTTGAAAACTTGTCGCACTGAAAAGCTGCCTCTGAAGCTAAGAAAACTTCATATTGACTATTTAACTTTGAAAGTCCTTAGTTTCTTCGCTCAGCATTGATCAAATCTCTAAACAACACTGATAACTCCAAACTGTCTTTTTCTAACAAATATATGTGATCTTCAATTTGAAAACTTGTCGCGCTGAAAAGCTGCCTCTGAAGCTATTGATATTTCTTGAATCGCTAGCACATCCTTCACCATCCTACATTATTGTAGTGAGACTgcaatgaacatctttcctcCATTACCAAGTCTGTGAGCCtttgattcttttaaaatttcaggGCGAATTCAAAACTTAAATCTATTGAGCTAGTATATTTCAAGGTTCTTATCACTGAAGTAACAATTTAGGATATTTGCAATTATGCGTTCAGAATTTAATATGTATTCGTTGAAATACAACGATTATCGCATTACATGTATCTATGCTATGCGTTGAATTCAGTTGAACTCAGCACTCGATCTGTTTCAGCATATCATATGCTCCTGCATCAACTTTTACGACAAATTATAttgttcaagaatgaaattgatgtttataaaaaaatgaagatgaatgatgaattgaTGAGTCTACTTGGTATATGAGGTCTGGGGATCAGAAATTTTGGGATGGGAAATGGATGCATTGTGGAAGAACTTGAAAACCTTGTAAAAGACAAGAAGGTGAACAAATTGTTCAATTTCCATCCTTCAACTTATTGAACCAGTCACCATATCACATATTCACATTTAGAGTGTACAACATATAGTTCTCACATTAACAAATCTAAACCTCAAAACAGATGCAAAACAGGAAAAGATGCACAGAAAAACATAAATGTAAAAAACTGGCCTCCCCTGTACCAACTTTATGCCTGATTAATCAACATACTGGAGCAGGAGTGGGTTTCAGGATTGGTGGTAGGAAGTGGTCTGGTAACAGCTGCTAAGATATCAGCGTACCCAACAACTCCAACTAAATGGTCCTCATTCTCAGCATCAGTAACCCATACATGAGTTGCACGATGTGACAGCATTTGAGCCATAACGGCAGCTAATGAGCTTGTCTCCTTACATGTCAATGGTGCACTTCTGCCACGATACATGCTCCTAGAAACACTTAAAGATGAGTTTGTTGGATTGCTGACGAACCCAATACTCCTGCTGCTAAATTTTTTTGGCCTAACTATACCACCACGACTATTGGCTGTATTTGCATTTGTTACCATAGGATTGACTGCAAAATCAGGTAAGGAGCTTGAGGAAATATTATCCTCAACACCCATCACGAATTGTCCGGCTGAAAAATTAGCTAAGGCCCATGCTGCAGCTAAGTAATCACACTTCCACAGTTTAGTGGCTGAAATCTCGCCAATGATCTTATTGTAATCATCTGCCATAGGATCGATGACTGCAACTGCAGGGGGATCTGATGGTAGTTTTTGAGTGGCATCTATGGCTGGGCGTGATGCTTCTATTGAGCAGTAGTTTGGGTTAATGATTCCAAGGGAATAGATAGAGGAGAGAGGAATAGGGGCTAATGCACCAAGGCAACCAATAATAAAACGGATGATATCTTCTCTGGACAGACAACAGAATTTGTCACGAATGGGCACAGGGGAAGAAGTTGATGGACGGTTGGCATTGGCAGCCGGGTTAGAAGTATCAATGTTCTTTAGCCATTTGCCATTATAAAGAATTGAAAATCTCTTGCTCATGCCTCTCCATACAACACTTTTGGGAACAAGGAGTCGCTTCACACCTTGCTTCATCATCTCCAGTGCATCTATCAATCTGCAAAGTACAATAGATCAGCAATATAGTAATTAAAGAAATAGTTTCTACAAACTTTCATCGTCCACTCACTTTTCAGCAGCAAACTCATTGTATAATTCAACTATCCTATTACTTCACATATAAGTTGACTATTATAGGTAGTCATACGGACCCTTGCAATACTGTTTAGTAAGATTTGGAAATAGTACTTAAATATATAGAGGAGAGAGGGATAGGGGCAAACTCATTCCTATGTAACTTAGAAAAACTTGGAAATAgtacttaattatatattactataagacaaaaaaattttaattatcataaataaaaggtttcattttttttacattttagtttgaGAAGTTAAAAGAGTAAGCAAACAAGGTTAAGTTTCTATCTGTCATTATTTATTACATATACTTATCCCTTTGATTTTTATTacatttgttgtttgtttttttcagtttatgacaattttatatactattttaaactaaacttttctaaatcaattatttttatttgtctatgaaaagaaatattaaatgaatCAATCCTTAAAAGGGTTACTTTATAGCTTTGCATCTAAAAACGTTAAAAGAGTGAATTtcgaaaaaaaatacatgaagttcattaaaaatattaatgatttcttaataagcTTTGGCTTTAGGCCACTTACTCTATTGATCTGCCCCACCCACCAACACCCCATGTCTCCCTCTCCTTTTCCCCCTTCTCAAACAGATCAATGCAGCTCTTTGGCCGAGTGCAAAGTACTCATGGATCAAGATCCTTCCTCTTCTAGTTTCTATTcagaacattttattttatacaagGATGTATTTTTATTCTTCTAGGTATATTCTTTTAAGGGGTGGAAGTTGGGGGGCATGCTACTACCAACCAGAGATAAAATCTACACTCTGCAAAAGTACTAAAGGAAAAGTTACTCAACAAGACTTTTTGGTGCTATTCTTCAAGTTTTGCCTGAGCATTTACAAAATAAGAAGACTCCTTCAATAGGCTGGATTTATTACTAGAACCTAGTCATGTTAAGTGTAAAATTCAATTTCACATTCTATTCTGAATGAGCAAGGTTCACGAAACCATCCACTCTACTCTTCATTCCAGGCATGAATCGTCCGACAACTGAGAGAGACCACAAATTGAATAATGATGTCAACCAACTGATTAAATACATACATTCCTAAAGCTATCCGGTCGTAGCAGCTAATAATTAGTCTATCCATTCAATACAGCATGAAAAAGCAAAGTTATGAAGTTCAAATACCTAACTAGAGAATGATcaattttatgttaatttaGCACCATGACAGGAGTATAAGGACAAGATAGACcaataaagaaatcatgaacaTTGGGAGTGGCAGCGAAGAGTTGTGGAAAAAGGTGATGCTAGAATATACCATTGACATGACATTATACAGGTAAGGTATGGATTTTCTTGAGTTTGCTCACAAAGGTTTTGCCATTATCCAATGAATATGGGGCTAATATATTAGCAACGTGCATGAAGAAATCAATTGTTACTCCTTTCTCTTCTCTGATCTCTTATGTTTTTTNTAGATCTACtgaaaaaatttatgattaagAGGAGTCATGAAGCTTTCTATTAGGttgaaaacatgcataacatttGCTATTGTTTGTTCAGAGGGAGGTGAGAAGGACAATAATTTCAAACTGACAGAGAAGAGGGAAAGGAAAAACATTATTTGCCTTGGAATATATGGTGCAGCTAGATTAAGATGAATGTCATACACAACAAGCAATTAAAAATCACAAATAGACACCTGATTCAAAAGAAGAGGTATAAGGGGCCTGAGGCTAAGAAGTTGCAAAGATTAAAGAACTACAGGTAATGTGTTCTCTAATCTCTACATATGAGCAAGTGCATCAAGAAGAAAGAGGACTTGACAACAGGTAATTGTTTCTATCTTTACAGTTAGGGATAATTTCATAGACCTGCCCTTTGATTTTTCTCCATAACACTAATTcattaaataaaagtaattataGTCTCACCAACTTTTTCCTTTCCGACAATcttttaattaactaatttatTTCCTTTGGAATATAAGAGAAGAACCAATATCCAGGCCGCATTCTCCTTCCTCTCTTCCTCCACAAAAAAATATCTTCATCAACTGCAATCTGTCTATTCAATGCCCTATAAACTTCTGAAAAAACTAAACTTCTCATTCCCATTGTTAGAATTCACAGTCTCTGTAATTTTCCATGCATTACTAGCATACTTTGACGTAGTGTTTGAAAAATGACTGTCTTTACTCTCTCCCAAACACACCAAGACCTTATTCTAGATCTATGGTGAAGATTCTTTTATCCACTTTTCAATTGTTGAACCCgaatcaaataaattatacacTTAATTTAGGTTAGGTTAGAATAACAATACATCAATTTCAACATATTTGCTTAAATATTAGTGAAGTTTTTCATTAAAGCAGCTACAAGAAGCTATATGGACATTGAAGTCAATAGAGACACATGCTGAAGTTGAAGAAACAGTTTTTCTGGAGGAAGAGACGAGGAAAACACGGGCATGGATATTAGAACTTCTTTTTATATT
This genomic window contains:
- the LOC125854914 gene encoding CBS domain-containing protein CBSX6, translating into MASVFLYHVVGDLTVGKPELVEFTETQTVEAAIRAIGESTECGIPVWKTRSQKGLIENAEMRRKRFVGILNSLDIVAFLAREECLADQEKAMKTPVSEVVLPDNSLLKELDPATRLIDALEMMKQGVKRLLVPKSVVWRGMSKRFSILYNGKWLKNIDTSNPAANANRPSTSSPVPIRDKFCCLSREDIIRFIIGCLGALAPIPLSSIYSLGIINPNYCSIEASRPAIDATQKLPSDPPAVAVIDPMADDYNKIIGEISATKLWKCDYLAAAWALANFSAGQFVMGVEDNISSSSLPDFAVNPMVTNANTANSRGGIVRPKKFSSRSIGFVSNPTNSSLSVSRSMYRGRSAPLTCKETSSLAAVMAQMLSHRATHVWVTDAENEDHLVGVVGYADILAAVTRPLPTTNPETHSCSSMLINQA